The following proteins are co-located in the Anoplopoma fimbria isolate UVic2021 breed Golden Eagle Sablefish chromosome 18, Afim_UVic_2022, whole genome shotgun sequence genome:
- the tmem200a gene encoding transmembrane protein 200A → MTAAAGVLTGLAKLKRQDSARSHNRTLSTAAGVGNSGPEPAPRKRKRRTDVVIVRGRLRLYSASGFFLFLGLVILAVGIGMATLGYWPHSESTTSARSSAGRGSKTATSGGAKTSVTGEGNGAEMAVTDEGVANSSTGQDVQGSPSRQTGGALSRFLEQHLHSERMKMFGPFTMGIGIFIFICANAILHENRDRETKIIHMRDMYSTVIDIHRLRQREQKQLHNRDSTYAREVGDLRAFGADNAARLAGNSLLAFSSRAGGGAGGEGSAEEEEVLLGDEEFRRHGGQAKLDCSFAGLLAPLYKDHPFRLGRSDSVRHQWSVDGDGEKGGHHARSIVSSSISAFTLPVIKLNNCVIDEPEMEAITEEERGGERRGGERSQPLSSMESLVVPVASVAKASKPPGLHRSNSASSSSSHCSSVSSCSLSPAPSSTSGCWLSPGAARSDFGSNSSLHMLGSHSKSLDLERRPSMLSVHPEQRKHPSWPRLDRSNSSRSNIGNRCNSSSSSKGYTRLEDREEQGERLLDASASAMARREYSRREKLLMISRSHNNLSFEHDEFNSSTLKRGSSETRF, encoded by the exons ATgactgcagcagcaggtgtGCTGACAGGCTTGGCAAAGCTCAAACGCCAAGACTCCGCCCGCTCCCACAACCGGACCTTATCTACAGCGGCTGGCGTGGGAAACTCCGGCCCAGAACCTGCTCCAAG AAAGCGAAAACGACGCACCGATGTTGTGATAGTGCGCGGTAGGCTGCGCCTCTACTCCGCCTCCGGGTTCTTCCTCTTCCTGGGATTGGTCATCTTGGCCGTAGGGATCGGCATGGCGACCCTGGGTTACTGGCCGCACAGCGAAAGCACGACCTCGGCCAGATCGTCGGCTGGAAGAGGATCTAAGACAGCAACATCTGGAGGAGCTAAAACATCTGTAACAGGTGAAGGAAATGGAGCCGAGATGGCCGTCACGGACGAGGGCGTGGCTAACTCTAGCACGGGTCAGGATGTGCAAG GTTCGCCCTCCAGGCAGACGGGCGGCGCTCTGTCACGGTTCCTGGAACAGCATCTTCACTCTGAGAGGATGAAGATGTTCGGGCCCTTCACCATGGGCATTGggatcttcatcttcatctgtgCTAACGCCATTCTCCATGAAAACAGAGACCGAGAAACTAAG ATTATCCACATGCGAGACATGTACTCCACCGTCATTGACATCCATCGCCTCAGGCAGAGGGAGCAAAAGCAGCTACATAACCGCGACAGCACCTATGCAAGAGAAGTTGGGGATCTTCGAGCCTTTGGGGCGGATAACGCAGCGCGGTTGGCCGGCAACTCCCTCCTGGCGTTCTCCTCTCGGGCCGGAGGCGGCGCTGGAGGGGAAGggtctgcagaggaggaggaggtgctgttgGGGGACGAAGAGTTTCGCAGACATGGAGGTCAGGCTAAACTGGATTGTAGTTTTGCGGGGCTGCTGGCGCCTCTTTACAAGGATCACCCCTTCAGGCTGGGTCGCTCCGACTCGGTTCGCCACCAGTGGTCGGTGGACGGAGACGGGGAGAAGGGAGGACACCATGCACGCTCTATCGTCTCCTCCTCGATCTCCGCGTTCACTCTGCCTGTTATAAAACTCAACAACTGTGTTATCGACGAACCGGAGATGGAGGCGATCAccgaggaggagaggggaggagagaggagaggcggGGAGAGGTCGCAGCCTCTGAGCTCCATGGAGTCTCTGGTGGTTCCTGTAGCATCTGTTGCCAAGGCCTCCAAGCCGCCTGGTTTACACCGGAGTaactccgcctcctcctcctcctcccactgctcctccgtctcctcctgctccctctcccCTGCTCCCTCCTCTACCTCAGGCTGCTGGCTCTCCCCGGGAGCAGCAAGGAGTGACTTTGGCTCCAACTCCTCCCTGCACATGCTCGGCAGCCACTCCAAATCTCTGGACCTGGAGCGCAGGCCGAGCATGCTCAGCGTGCACCCGGAGCAGAGGAAGCACCCGAGCTGGCCCCGCCTGGACCGTAGCAACAGTAGCCGTAGTAACATTGGCAACCggtgcaacagcagcagcagcagcaaaggcTACACGCGGctggaggacagggaggagcAAGGGGAGCGGCTGTTGGATGCGTCGGCATCTGCGATGGCGAGACGTGAATACAGCAGGCGGGAGAAGCTGCTGATGATATCGAGGTCGCATAACAATCTGAGTTTCGAGCACGACGAGTTTAACAGCAGCACACTGAAGAGGGGCAGCTCGGAGACTCGATTCTGA